In Dermacentor variabilis isolate Ectoservices unplaced genomic scaffold, ASM5094787v1 scaffold_15, whole genome shotgun sequence, a single genomic region encodes these proteins:
- the LOC142567994 gene encoding uncharacterized protein LOC142567994 — protein MRRNAEEEGVEKGTENQPLEGDSSSSQFVETHKKRIFNYRLSRALRVIENAFGITAQRWRILRRPFKAKDENVRRIISACVVLHNFLLKESPTSRSAYCPPGTADQVDWQGNISEGSWRAEDSSNNALPPLRSTGCHSTRAAYKMRDDLAKYFVTDGQIPWQESMIMDRTLYSGVTQRGDDPAPESSSMELAS, from the exons CACAGAGAATCAGCCATTAGAAGGTGATTCTTCATCAAGCCAGTTTGTCGAGACCCACAAAAAAAGGATCTTCAACTACCGCCTCAGCAGAGCCCTTCGGGTCATAGAGAATGCCTTTGGCATAACGGCACAGAGGTGGCGCATCCTGCGCCGCCCGTTCAAAGCTAAGGACGAGAATGTGAGAAGGATTATCTCTGCTTGTGTAGTCCTGCACAACTTCCTGCTCAAGGAGTCCCCCACTTCCCGATCTGCATACTGCCCTCCTGGAACAGCTGACCAAGTAGACTGGCAGGGAAACATCAGTGAAGGGAGCTGGAGGGCCGAGGACAGCAGCAACAATGCACTGCCACCTCTGCGTAGCACAGGCTGTCACTCAACCAG AGCTGCCTACAAAATGCGGGACGACCTTGCCAAGTACTTCGTCACTGATGGCCAGATCCCTTGGCAAGAATCCATGATCATGGACAGAACACTGTACAGTG GTGTCACGCAACGTGGCGACGATCCTGCTCCGGAAAGCTCGTCTATGGAGCTTGCATCGTAA